The following are from one region of the Primulina eburnea isolate SZY01 chromosome 17, ASM2296580v1, whole genome shotgun sequence genome:
- the LOC140817749 gene encoding ribosomal RNA-processing protein 12, translated as MDDEMAETSQIFHANSDICQQLLTRYCHSSAAQHRHLCATAAASRSIIQSSTLPLTPISYFAATITSLSSFKSLDSTALAALTSFLSIIIPLISRCEIRQEKAEDAVRVLVGVVEDRGSNLGTSSVRAVVKSLGILVTDFCNLNDWKSVELGFELLLKYCIDKRPKVRKCAQDCILAVFKSLGSSAVSKKASKLIYLLAKEHMPLAAEITTTEIINGSRNDRIVNLDHQEALHLLNVMKLAVPYLYIKIRTRTLSRLLKILKSPCSALTRPVFEVVLTIFENSGTEVIVPIAEDIFESLVPYISLGEKNPVETAIFAATLANTALCKLRDGNLHKSISYFPLVTESLIGLLSAEANISLQAANIFRELINHLIDGEMLLTFKTQEMEDKSVHNEKFIAAKSICTAFYNVLRTGCEIPNQHFLSVLAHLFLKLEEASYMLMEGIILKLADLMNACSSGASEIIHLQDCIGSAVVAMGPEKILALIPISLGVNDFSCSNGWLIPILKKNIVGSSLQFFMEHIIPLAESFERASVKVKKSVIRRDLQAYSLGCWGLLPAFCRQPSDTYRSFGTLANLLIIFLKKDSFMLENIAISLRELVSQNKKVLASDQRSEELTEVQSTDLKARNFYSRKIAKKNLKVLASCSKELLQALVSFLFESPPETRKHLKGAIGCLISICDSSETKQTFMDSLKKFQLLGDMVDHEKVEHETNSSGDKEQGGEVSVGTDAERHLILDLASCFVDASDEDLVKLLFCVIKCALQARDEFGQIEACQTLCRILEKHPWFCSSQFAVVMDLLSGVKSSANIEFFKSRFACFQTLLIQAITRNLDDDNSKAFLVLNEIILTLKDSNEEGRKVAYDAINAISCKLRKSSDATCGAPYQKFLTMIIGYLSGSSPHIKSGVVSALSVLVYSDPDICLTVPDMFPSVMELLHSKAIEIIKAVLGFVKVFVSCLKTNDLQNFLPDIADGILRWSSVSRHHFKTKVTVILEIMMRKCGVPSVKALTPEKYKDYVQGVVMNRRGKTSSKEIESSESKPDHPDSFPRGQHKRKREESTKNEEGPGRPWKRRDDRKQPPFGKSFRKAGHSDHSNLPNRRQGHGKRNYSGVKNLNEKKIMKKKHQENIRRPAVVSKFSKHKKVGKKTEIQPT; from the exons ATGGACGATGAAATGGCTGAAACGTCCCAAATCTTCCATGCCAACTCCGACATATGCCAGCAGCTTCTAACCCGGTACTGCCACTCATCCGCCGCGCAGCACCGCCATCTCTGCGCCACCGCTGCCGCCTCCCGCTCTATTATCCAATCCTCGACTCTCCCCCTCACTCCTATCTCATATTTCGCCGCCACCATCACTTCACTTTCCAGTTTTAAGTCACTGGACTCCACTGCTCTCGCAGCGTTAACCTCTTTTCTTTCTATAATTATTCCTTTGATAAGTAGATGCGAAATTAGACAGGAAAAGGCGGAGGATGCGGTCAGGGTTTTGGTTGGCGTGGTGGAGGATAGGGGGAGTAATTTGGGAACCTCGAGTGTGAGGGCAGTGGTGAAGTCTTTGGGTATTTTGGTCACGGACTTTTGTAATTTGAATGATTGGAAATCGGTTGAGCTGGGATTTGAATTGCTTCTGAAATACTGTATCGATAAGCGGCCTAAG GTGAGGAAATGTGCTCAGGATTGTATTCTCGCGGttttcaagtcacttggatctTCAGCTGTCAGCAAGAAAGCaagtaaattaatttatttattggcGAAAGAGCACATGCCATTGGCAGCGGAAATTACGACCACAGAAATTATTAATGGGTCCAGGAACGATCGTATTGTGAATCTTGATCATCAAGAAGCTCTTCATTTGCTAAATGTGATGAAGCTCGCTGTTCCATATCTCTACATCAAAATTCGCACTAGAACCCTGTCGCGATTGTTGAAGATTTTGAAATCCCCATGCTCGGCACTGACTAGGCCAGTATTCGAAGTGGTTTTGACCATATTTGAAAATTCAGGGACTGAAGTCATAGTTCCCATTGCTGAAGATATTTTCGAATCACTAGTGCCATACATATCTTTGGGAGAAAAGAATCCAGTTGAAACTGCAATTTTTGCTGCAACTTTAGCCAACACTGCTTTGTGCAAACTTCGTGATGGCAACTTACATAAATCAATCTCCTATTTCCCTCTAGTAACTGAATCCTTGAtag GCCTCCTATCAGCTGAAGCCAACATTTCTTTGCAGGCTGCCAACATATTCAGGGAGCTGATAAATCATCTAATCGACGGGGAAATGTTATTGACCTTCAAAACCCAGGAAATGGAAGACAAGTCAGTTCACAATGAGAAGTTTATTGCAGCAAAAAGTATATGCACTGCGTTCTACAATGTTCTGAGAACTGGGTGTGAAATTCCAAACCAGCATTTCTTGTCAGTTTTAGCTCATTTGTTCCTCAAACTTG AGGAGGCATCATACATGCTTATGGAGGGTATAATTCTTAAACTAGCTGACTTGATGAATGCTTGTTCTTCAGGTGCTTCTGAAATTATACAT CTTCAAGATTGCATTGGATCTGCTGTTGTCGCCATGGGACCAGAAAAAATACTTGCATTGATCCCCATTTCCCTGGGGGTTAATGACTTTTCCTGTTCAAATGGTTGGTTAATacctattttaaagaaaaatatagttgGATCCTCGCTGCAGTTTTTTATGGAGCATATTATACCTCTTGCTGAATCCTTTGAGCGGGCATCAGTTAAAG TTAAAAAGTCAGTAATACGCCGAGATCTGCAGGCTTACTCCCTTGGTTGTTGGGGATTGTTGCCTGCCTTTTGTCGCCAACCAAGCGATACTTATCGGAGTTTTGGTACCCTTGCCAACCTCTTAATTATTTTTCTGAAAAAAGACTCTTTTATGCTTGAGAATATTGCCATTAGTCTGCGG GAGCTTGTAAGTCAAAATAAAAAGGTGCTCGCATCTGATCAGAGGTCTGAGGAGTTGACAGAAGTTCAAAGCACGGATCTTAAAGCGAGAAATTTTTATTCGAGAAAGATcgcaaaaaaaaatttgaaggtgTTGGCTTCATGTTCCAAGGAGTTGCTTCAGGCTCTAGTCAGTTTCTTGTTTGAGAGCCCTCCAGAGACACGCAAGCATCTAAAG GGTGCAATAGGATGCTTGATATCTATCTGCGATTCTTCAGAAACAAAACAGACCTTTATGGATTCTCTTAAGAAGTTTCAGCTTCTTGGTGATATGGTTGATCATGAAAAAGTGGAGCATGAGACTAATAGCTCTGGTGACAAAGAACAGGGTGGTGAAGTTTCAGTTGGAACAGACGCAGAGAG GCATCTAATATTGGATCTTGCATCTTGCTTTGTGGACGCATCTGATGAGGATCTGGTCAAATTACTCTTTTGCGTCATTAAATGTGCTTTGCAG GCTAGGGATGAGTTTGGCCAGATTGAAGCATGTCAAACTCTGTGCAGAATTCTGGAG AAACATCCTTGGTTCTGCTCTTCACAGTTTGCAGTGGTGATGGATCTCTTGTCTGGGGTGAAGTCTTCAGCAaacattgaattttttaaaagtcGTTTTGCCTGTTTTCAGACCTTATTGATTCAGGCGATAACG AGAAACTTGGATGACGATAATTCAAAGGCTTTCCTTGTCCTGAATGAGATTATTCTCACTTTAAAAGAT TCTAACGAAGAAGGCAGGAAAGTGGCTTATGATGCTATAAATGCGATAAGTTGTAAGTTGAGAAAGTCATCAGATGCTACTTGTGGTGCCCcatatcagaaatttcttaCTATG ATTATTGGATATCTTTCTGGCTCCTCTCCTCACATAAAAAGTGGGGTCGTGTCTGCACTCTCGGTATTAGTTTACAGTGATCCTGATATCTGCCTCACAGTACCTGACATGTTCCCTTCTGTAATGGAGTTGCTGCACAGCAAAGCAATTGAGATTATAAAA GCTGTTTTGGGCTTTGTGAAAGTATTTGTTTCTTGCCTGAAAACAAACGATTTACAAAATTTTCTTCCGGACATTGCCGATGGAATTCTTCGCTGGTCATCTGTTTCACGTCATCATTTCAAAACAAAG GTCACAGTTATCTTAGAAATCATGATGAGGAAATGCGGTGTTCCTTCAGTAAAGGCTCTTACTCCTGAGAAGTACAAGGATTATGTCCAGGGGGTTGTCATG AATCGCCGTGGCAAGACAAGTTCCAAGGAAATTGAGAGCAGTGAGAGTAAACCTGATCATCCTGATTCATTTCCTAGGGG GCAGCACAAGAGGAAACGAGAGGAGTCGACAAAAAATGAAGAAGGCCCTGGGAGACCTTGGAAAAGAAGAGATGATAGAAAACAACCCCCCTTCGGAAAGTCCTTCAGAAAAGCTGGACATTCTGATCATAGTAACTTACCAAATAGACGGCAAGGACACGGTAAGAGGAATTATTCTGGCGTTAAAAATCTCAATGAGAAGAAAATAATGAAGAAGAAACACCAAGAGAATATCCGTAGACCGGCCgttgtctccaaattttcaaagcaCAAAAAAGTTGGTAAGAAAACAGAAATTCAGCCGACCTGA